A segment of the Candidatus Brevundimonas phytovorans genome:
TTTGACCCTCGCCGCCTGATCGAGACCGTGCGCGGCTGCCTGGCCCGGCTGAACGACGTCGGCCACGAGCAGGCGGCGCGCGCCGCCGCCGAACAGCGGCTGGTCCGGCTGACCCCGCGCGAGCGTCAGGTCTTCGAAGCCCTGATTCACGGTCACTCCAACAAGGCCATCGCCCTGGACCTGGACATCAGTCCGCGCACCGTCGAGGTGTTTCGCGCCAAGGTCATGGCCAAGATGGAGGCCGACAGCCTGTCCTCCCTGGTGCGCATGGGACTGACGCTCGGTTAGCGGTTTCGGCTTGCAGCCCCACGGCTTGCGGCGCGTTATGACGGCTCCCCTCGCGCCAGGAGCCGCCCATGTCCGATCCCGCCCGCCTGCTTCGTCATCAGGCCTATGTCGACGGTTGCTGGATCGACGCTGACGACGGCTCGACCTTCGAGGTGACGGACCCGGCGACGGGCGAGGTGCTGGCGACCGCGCCCAACATGGGCGCCGCTGAGACCAGGCGCGCCATCGCCGCCGCCGAGGCCGCCATGAAGCCCTGGGCCGCCAGGACAGCGGGGGAACGGGCGCGGATTCTGCGCCGCTGGTTCGACCTGATGATGTCGGAACAGGAGGCGCTGGGTCGCCTGTTGACCCGCGAACAGGGCAAGAGCCTGACCGAGGCGAAAGGCGAGATCGCCTATGCCGCCAGCTTCATCGAATGGTTCGCCGAGGAGGGAAAGCGCGCCTATGGCGAGGTCATCCCCAGCCATGACGCGACCAAGCGCCTGATCGCCATCCGTCAGCCGGTCGGGGTGGTCGGGGCCGTCACGCCGTGGAACTTCCCCGCCGCCATGATCACCCGCAAGGTCGGCCCGGCCCTGGCCGCCGGCTGCGCCGTGGTGCTGAAACCGGCCAGCCAGACGCCGCTGTCGGCCCTCGCCCTGGCGGTTCTGGCCGAGGAGGCAGGCCTGCCCAAGGGGCTGTTCAACGTCCTGACCGGCTCAGCCTCGGCCATCGGCGGCGAACTGACGTCCAACCCGACCGTGCGCAAGATCAGCTTTACCGGCTCGACCGAGATCGGCCGCACCCTGATGCGGCAGTCCGCCGAAACCATCAAGAAGATGAGCCTGGAACTGGGCGGCAACGCTCCCTTCCTGGTCTTCGACGACGCCGACATCGACGCGGCGGTGGCCGGCGCCGTGGCCTCCAAGTTCAGGAACAGCGGCCAGACCTGCGTCTGCACCAACCGCTTCTATGTGCAGGCCTCCGTCCACGATGCGTTCGTGGCCAAGCTGACCCAGGCGACCGCCGCGCTGAAGGTCGGCCATGGACTGGAGGAGGGGGTGCAGATCGGCCCGCTGATCGACGCCAAGGCCATCAAGAAGGTCGAGGAACACATCGCCGACGCCCTGGCCAAGGGCGCGACGGTGGCGACGGGCGGTGAACGCCATGCCCTGGGCGGGACCTTCTTCCAGCCGACGGTGCTGTCGGGCGTCACGTCCGATATGCTGATCTGCAAGGAGGAGACCTTCGGCCCCGTCGCGCCCGTCGTGCGCTTCGAGACCGAAGAGGAGGGTCTGGCCCTGGCCAACGCCACCGAGTTCGGACTGGCCGGCTACTTCTATGCGCGCGACATGGGCCGGGTCTGGCGCGTGGCCGAGGCGATGGAGACCGGCATGATCGGCGTCAACACCGGCCTGATCTCCACCGAGGTCGCGCCCTTTGGCGGGATCAAGCAATCCGGCCTGGGCCGCGAAGGCTCGCGCCACGGCATCGAGGATTACCTCGAGCTGAAATACATCTGCATGGGCCTGTAGGGCCCGGCAGGTCCGTCTCCGCCGTCAGTCCTCGGACGGCGCTTCGTCGTCGCCGGTTTCGCCCGCGGCCTTGGCGGCCTTCTTGGCGGCTTTCGCAGCGGCCTTGGCTTCGGCCTTCTTGGCGTCCGCGCGTTCGCGCTCTTGCCGTTCGAAACTGTAGTTGGGCTTACGGGCCATTGATGTCCTCTCGCGCCGGGGTCGCCAAACGGCGACGTCAAACCTTCATGTGGCCTCTGTCGCGGCTCACGACAACACGGAAACGCCTTTCGGGCCAAGTTTTGCGTCCTCTTCCGTCGATAGAGGTCGCCGTTCGACCAAAGTCGCTCTCTGCAAATCCGCCGCCTTACTGTCAGTCTCCTCTTCGACGATCCGGCAACAGGATCGCGAGGAAACGGTCGCGACCTGCGACCTTGAAGGAAGGGACTGCCCATGACCGACCGCACCATGGATGCGGCGGAGGGCGCGGAACACACGGTCAACAAGGATGACCGGCTCGTGATTCTGGCGTCGTCCGTCGGCACCGTCATCGAATGGTACGACTTCTATCTCTACGGCTCTCTGGCCGCGATCATCACCACCCAGTTCTTCTCGGGCGTGAACGAGACCACCGGCTATATCTTCGCCCTGATGGCCTTTGCCGCAGGCTTTGCCGTCCGGCCCTTCGGCGCCATCGTCTTCGGACGACTGGGCGACCTCTGGGGGCGCAAGAACACCTTCCTCGTCACCATGCTGCTGATGGGCCTGTCGACCTTCGTGGTCGGCCTCTTGCCGCCCTATGCGGCCATCGGCATCGCCGCCCCGATCATTCTGGTGCTGATGCGCCTGATCCAGGGTCTGGCGCTTGGGGGTGAATACGGCGGCGCCGCCACCTACGTCGCCGAGCACGCCCCGCACGGCAAGCGCGGCTTCTACACCTCCTTCATCCAGATCACGGCGACGGCGGGCCTGGTGCTCAGCCTGGCCGTCATCCTGGGCGTGCGCTTCACCGTCGGCGAGGAAGCCTTCCTCGACTGGGGCTGGCGCATTCCCTTCATCGTCTCGATCCTGCTGCTGGGCGTCTCGCTGTGGATCCGCCTGAAGCTGGCCGAGAGCCCCTCGTTCAAGAAGATGAAGGCCGAAGGCAAGGGCTCGACCACGCCCCTGAAGGACAGCTTCATGAAGTGGCCCAACCTGAAGCTGGTGCTGATCGCCCTGGTCGGTCTGACGGCGGGCCAGGCCGTGATCTGGTACACGGGTCAGTTCTACGCCCTCTTCTTCCTGGAGCGCGTGCTGCGGGTCGACGCCTCGCTGGTTTACGTCATGCTGGCCGTCGCCCTGCTGCTGGCCTCGCCCTTCTTCATCTTCTGGGGCTGGCTGTCGGACAAGGTGGGGCGCAAGCCGATCATCCTGGCCGGCTGTCTGCTGGCGGCGATCACCTACTTCCCGCTGTTCAACGCCCTGACGGAAGCGGCCAACCCGCGTCTGGCGGCGGCGGCGGCCTCGGCGCCGGTCACGGTCTATGCCGATCCGGCCGACTGCCACCTGCAGTTCGACCCCGTGGGCAAGACGGTGTTCAACCACTCCTGCGACGTGGCCAAGTCCTATCTGGCCAAGGCCGGCGTGACCTACACCAATGTCGCGGCCCCCGCCGGGACCGTGGCCGAGGTGCGCATCGGCGATCAGGCGGTCATCCCCAGCTTCCGCGGCGACGCCCTGACCACCGCCGACTTCGCCGCGCAGAAGAAGATCTGGGAAACCGGTCTGGGCGAGGCCCTGTCCACCGCCGGCTATCCCGCCAAGGCGGACAGCGCCCTGGTCAACAAACCGATGGTGGTGGCGATCCTCTTCATCCTCGGCTTCTACGTGACCATGGTCTACGGGCCGATCGCGGCGGCCCTGGTCGAGATGTTCCCGACCAAGATCCGCTACACCTCGATGTCCCTGCCCTATCACATCGGCAACGGCTGGTTCGGCGGCTTCCTGCCGACCACGGCCTTCGCCATGGTCGCGGCCACAGGCAATATCTACTACGGCCTCTGGTATCCGATCGTGGTGGCGCTCGCGACGGTCGTGCTGGGCTTCCTGCTGGTCAAGGAAGGCAAGGACGTCGATCTGAACGCCTGATCCATAAGGTTCGCCAACCTGCGGGCGGTTCGGCTTCGGTCGAGCCGCCCTTCTTTTTGTTCTTGTCCCACAGCCCGGCTCCGTCCCACATGCCCGTCATGTTCAGCCTCGCGACCCTGGCCCTGGTGGCCGCCTATATGGCCACTCTTTTTGCAGTGGCCTGGTGGTACGAGCGGCCGTCGATCAAGACGCGCGGCGGCGCGCTGGGACCGTCGCTCTATGCCCTGTCTCTGGCCATCTACTGCACCTCGTGGACCTACTATGGGGCCGTGGGAACGGCGGCGCGCTCGGCCTGGGAATACCTGCCCATCTATGTGGGCCCGGCGCTCGGGGTGACGGTGCTGTTTCCGCTGTGGAAGCGCATTGCGGCGGCGGCCCGGCGCGAGAACGTTGGTTCGATGGCCGACTTCATCTCCTCGCGCTACGGCAAGAGCCCGGCGCTGGGCGCGGCGGTGGCCACGGTCGCCATCCTCGGCTCCCTGCCCTACATCGCGCTTCAGCTGAAATCCCTGTCGATGGCCGGGGAGATGATCACCGAGGGCACGCCGGTGGCGGGCTCCGAGAGTCTGACGGTCCTGGTCATGGCCGGGGTCCTGGCCGGGTTCGCCATCCTGTTCGGGGCGCGGCGTCCCGACCTGACCGAGCACAATCGCGGCCTGATCCAGGCCATCGGCATCGAGTCCATCGTCAAGTTGGCGGCCCTGCTGGCCGTGGCCCTGTTCGCCCTGATGCTGCTGCGCCACGCCCCAGCCACGGCGGACGTGACCGCCAGCCTCGGCGACCTGGCGCGCTGGCCCGATCTGGACGGGCGCTTCTGGGCCATCATCCTGGTGGCGACCCTGGCCATCTTCTGCCTGCCGCGTCAGTTCCACGTCGCCTTCGTCGAGGGCGGCGATCCGGCCCAGGTGAAGCGGGCGCGCTGGATCTTTCCCCTCTACCTGCTGCTGACCAGCCTGGCGGTCCTGCCCCTGGTGGCGGCGGGCGGCCTGTTCGCGCCCAGCGTCAATCCCGACCTGCTGGTGCTGGCCCTGCCGCTGAATGCGGGCCAGCCGGCCCTGACGGCCATCGTCTTCGTCGGCGGCTTCTCGGCGGCGACGGCCATGGTCATCGTCGAGGCCGTGGCCCTGTCGGCCATGGTGTCCAACAATCTGGTCTTGCCCCTACTGGCCGCCGAGCGGCGCAGGCGCGGCGAGCGGGCGGGCGACATGACGCGCGCTATCCTGAACATCCGCCGCGTGGCCATCATCGCCCTGCTGCTGATGGCCTGGGTCTATTATCAGGCGATGGACCGCTCCAGCGGACTGGCGGCCATGGGGCTGGTGTCGTTCGCCGCCCTGGCCCAGCTGGCCCCGGCCCTGTTCGGCGCCGTGCTGTGGCGCGGCGGGCGCTCGCGCGGGGCGCTGGCGGGCTTGGGCGTCGGCATGACCGTCTGGCTGGTCATGCTGGCGGCGCCGCAACTGGCCCCCGGTTTCGGTCTGAACATCCCGGCCATGCTGGGGCTGAGCGATCCGTTCGCGGCCGGGGTCTTCCTCAGCCTGGGCCTGAACCTCGGCGTCTTTATTCTGGTGTCGAAGCTGAGCCGCCCGCGCCTGATCGATCAGGTCCAGGCCCGCGCCTTCGTCGACCGGCTGGGGCCGGACTGGATGGAGGGGCGCGGCGGCGCCTCGGGCGCCTCGGTCGGCGACCTGAAAGCCCTGGTCGCCCGCTTCATCGGCGACGAGCGGGCCGAGCGCGCCTTCGCCGCCTGGGCGCGCGAGACGGAAATCAAGCTGCGTGACGCCGACCCCGCCGACGCCGGGCTCGCCCGCGCCGCCGAGCGGATGCTGGCCGGGGCCATCGGCGCCGCCTCGGCCCGGCGAGTCATCGCCGCCGCCCTGGCCGCCGGGGGTCGCGCCCCCGAGGACGTGGTGCGGATGCTGGACGAGGCCTCTCAGGCGGTCCAGTTCAACCGCGACCTGTTGCAGACCACCCTGGACAACATCGACCAGGGCGTCAGCGTGGTGGACGAAGACCTGCGCCTGACCGCCTGGAACCGCCGCTATGTCGAGATGTTCGGTCTGCCCGCCGGCTTTGTTCATGTCGGCCTGCCCATCGCCGCCGTCTATCGCCTGAACGCCGAGCGCGGCGAGACCGACGCCGACGCGGGCGACATCGAAGCCTGGATCGAACGGCGGCTGGAGGCCCTGGCCCGTCGCATCCCCCACGACCACGAGCGCGAGCAGCCCGACGGCCGCATCCTGCGCTCGTCCGGCGCGCCGATCCCCGGCGGCGGCTACGCCACCAGCTACACCGACATCACCGCCCTGCGCCGCGCCGCCCGCGATCTGGAAGAAGCCAACGAGCGGCTGGAGGCCCGCGTCGCCGACCGCACCGAACGGCTGGAGGAGGCTCGCCGTCTGGCCGAAGACGCCACCGCCTCCAAGACCCGCTTCCTCGCCGCCGCCAGCCACGACCTGTTGCAACCCCTGCACGCCGCGCGCCTGTTCATCGCCGCCCTGAAGGAGGAGCCGTCGCTGGCGCCGGGGTCGCCGGGGCGCGGGCTGGCGACCAACGCCGACCGCTCCATCGACAGCGCCCACCGCCTGCTGACGGCCCTGCTCAACCTGTCCAAGCTGGAGGCGGGCGGGGTCCAGCCTGCGGTCGCCCCCCTGTCGCTGGACGCCCTGTTCGCCGAGCTGCGCCGGGAATTCGCCCCCATGGCCCGCGCCAAGGGCTTGCGGCTGAGCGTTGTGCCGTCGGGCCTGTGGGTCGCCTCGGACCCCGACCTGCTGCGCTCCATGCTGCAGAACCTGGTGGGCAACGCCATCCGCTATACCGACAAGGGCCGGGTGCTGGTCGGCGCGCGGCGCGACGGCGACACGGTGCAGATGCTGGTCTGCGATACCGGACGCGGCATCCCCGACGCCGACCGTGAAAGCGTCTTCGGCGAGTTCGTGCGTCTGCCCGGCGCCCCCGTCGACGAGCCGGGCGCCGGTCTGGGCCTGGCCATCGTGCAAAAGCTGTCGGACCTGCTGCGCCATCCCCTGTCCATGGCTTCGCGGGTGGGACGCGGCACCACCTTCCGCGTCAGCGCGCCGCGCGCCGCCGCGCGGGCGGTTCCCCCCGCCCCGGCCGAGGGCGACGCGCGCCTGCCGCTGGCGGGGTTGCGGGTGCTGTGCGTGGATAACGAACCGGCCATCCTCGACGCCCTGACGGCCCTTCTGACCCGCTGGGGGGCGCAGGCGACGACGGCGCGGACCGTGGCCGACGGGATCGCGGCCCGGGGACCGTTCGACGCGGCCCTGGTCGACCTGCATCTGGGCGACGGTGCGGACGGGTTGACGGTGGTGGACTCCCTGCGCGCGCGCGGTTTGCGCCGCATCGGTCTTGTGACCGCCGACACCCGCGAGGGGCTGAAGGAAAAGGCCACGGCGGCGGGCGCGACCCTGCTGCCCAAGCCGGTCAAGCCGGCGGCGCTGAAGGCGTTTCTGTCGAGTTGATTTTCCTCCCTGTCGCGCAGCGATGGGGAGGTGGATCGGACGCGCAGCGGACGAGACGGAGGGGGCGGCGCTGCCCTGTCCGGTCAGGAGCCAGAACAGCTGACGTCGCGTCGCCCCCTCCACCACTGCGTGGTCCCCCTCCCCATGAAATGGGGAGGAAAGAAGCGGCGTTACAGGTCGATCGACTGGGCCAAAATCACGGCCTGCGTCCGGTTGTGCACGCCCAGCTTGCGGAAGACGCTGGTCAGGTGGGCCTTGATGGTGGCCTCGGTGACGCCGAGGTCGAAGGCGATCTGCTTGTTCAGGCGCCCGGCCCGCAGGCCTTCGAGGATGCGCAGCTGGGACGGCGTCAGGCTGGCGATGCGGGCTTCAAGGTCGCCTTCCTCCGGCCCCGGCGCGCCGACATCGGGGGCCCAGGCGTCGCCCGACAGGATGGCGGCGATGGCCTCGACCATGACCGGCAGAGCGGCGGACTTGGGGATGAAGCCGGCGGCGCCCAGGGTCAGGGCGCGGCGCACGGTCGGCGGCTCCTCGCTGGCCGAGACCACGGCGACCGGCACGGCGGGATGCTCGGCCCGGACACGGGTCAGGCCCG
Coding sequences within it:
- a CDS encoding NAD-dependent succinate-semialdehyde dehydrogenase → MSDPARLLRHQAYVDGCWIDADDGSTFEVTDPATGEVLATAPNMGAAETRRAIAAAEAAMKPWAARTAGERARILRRWFDLMMSEQEALGRLLTREQGKSLTEAKGEIAYAASFIEWFAEEGKRAYGEVIPSHDATKRLIAIRQPVGVVGAVTPWNFPAAMITRKVGPALAAGCAVVLKPASQTPLSALALAVLAEEAGLPKGLFNVLTGSASAIGGELTSNPTVRKISFTGSTEIGRTLMRQSAETIKKMSLELGGNAPFLVFDDADIDAAVAGAVASKFRNSGQTCVCTNRFYVQASVHDAFVAKLTQATAALKVGHGLEEGVQIGPLIDAKAIKKVEEHIADALAKGATVATGGERHALGGTFFQPTVLSGVTSDMLICKEETFGPVAPVVRFETEEEGLALANATEFGLAGYFYARDMGRVWRVAEAMETGMIGVNTGLISTEVAPFGGIKQSGLGREGSRHGIEDYLELKYICMGL
- a CDS encoding MFS transporter: MTDRTMDAAEGAEHTVNKDDRLVILASSVGTVIEWYDFYLYGSLAAIITTQFFSGVNETTGYIFALMAFAAGFAVRPFGAIVFGRLGDLWGRKNTFLVTMLLMGLSTFVVGLLPPYAAIGIAAPIILVLMRLIQGLALGGEYGGAATYVAEHAPHGKRGFYTSFIQITATAGLVLSLAVILGVRFTVGEEAFLDWGWRIPFIVSILLLGVSLWIRLKLAESPSFKKMKAEGKGSTTPLKDSFMKWPNLKLVLIALVGLTAGQAVIWYTGQFYALFFLERVLRVDASLVYVMLAVALLLASPFFIFWGWLSDKVGRKPIILAGCLLAAITYFPLFNALTEAANPRLAAAAASAPVTVYADPADCHLQFDPVGKTVFNHSCDVAKSYLAKAGVTYTNVAAPAGTVAEVRIGDQAVIPSFRGDALTTADFAAQKKIWETGLGEALSTAGYPAKADSALVNKPMVVAILFILGFYVTMVYGPIAAALVEMFPTKIRYTSMSLPYHIGNGWFGGFLPTTAFAMVAATGNIYYGLWYPIVVALATVVLGFLLVKEGKDVDLNA
- a CDS encoding PAS-domain containing protein, producing MPVMFSLATLALVAAYMATLFAVAWWYERPSIKTRGGALGPSLYALSLAIYCTSWTYYGAVGTAARSAWEYLPIYVGPALGVTVLFPLWKRIAAAARRENVGSMADFISSRYGKSPALGAAVATVAILGSLPYIALQLKSLSMAGEMITEGTPVAGSESLTVLVMAGVLAGFAILFGARRPDLTEHNRGLIQAIGIESIVKLAALLAVALFALMLLRHAPATADVTASLGDLARWPDLDGRFWAIILVATLAIFCLPRQFHVAFVEGGDPAQVKRARWIFPLYLLLTSLAVLPLVAAGGLFAPSVNPDLLVLALPLNAGQPALTAIVFVGGFSAATAMVIVEAVALSAMVSNNLVLPLLAAERRRRGERAGDMTRAILNIRRVAIIALLLMAWVYYQAMDRSSGLAAMGLVSFAALAQLAPALFGAVLWRGGRSRGALAGLGVGMTVWLVMLAAPQLAPGFGLNIPAMLGLSDPFAAGVFLSLGLNLGVFILVSKLSRPRLIDQVQARAFVDRLGPDWMEGRGGASGASVGDLKALVARFIGDERAERAFAAWARETEIKLRDADPADAGLARAAERMLAGAIGAASARRVIAAALAAGGRAPEDVVRMLDEASQAVQFNRDLLQTTLDNIDQGVSVVDEDLRLTAWNRRYVEMFGLPAGFVHVGLPIAAVYRLNAERGETDADAGDIEAWIERRLEALARRIPHDHEREQPDGRILRSSGAPIPGGGYATSYTDITALRRAARDLEEANERLEARVADRTERLEEARRLAEDATASKTRFLAAASHDLLQPLHAARLFIAALKEEPSLAPGSPGRGLATNADRSIDSAHRLLTALLNLSKLEAGGVQPAVAPLSLDALFAELRREFAPMARAKGLRLSVVPSGLWVASDPDLLRSMLQNLVGNAIRYTDKGRVLVGARRDGDTVQMLVCDTGRGIPDADRESVFGEFVRLPGAPVDEPGAGLGLAIVQKLSDLLRHPLSMASRVGRGTTFRVSAPRAAARAVPPAPAEGDARLPLAGLRVLCVDNEPAILDALTALLTRWGAQATTARTVADGIAARGPFDAALVDLHLGDGADGLTVVDSLRARGLRRIGLVTADTREGLKEKATAAGATLLPKPVKPAALKAFLSS
- a CDS encoding response regulator transcription factor, translating into MDRIVVADDHPLFRAALRSAVEKAAPGAVIAECASLAEVQTALAEGATDLLLLDLKLSDSEGMAGLTRVRAEHPAVPVAVVSASEEPPTVRRALTLGAAGFIPKSAALPVMVEAIAAILSGDAWAPDVGAPGPEEGDLEARIASLTPSQLRILEGLRAGRLNKQIAFDLGVTEATIKAHLTSVFRKLGVHNRTQAVILAQSIDL